One Carassius gibelio isolate Cgi1373 ecotype wild population from Czech Republic chromosome B18, carGib1.2-hapl.c, whole genome shotgun sequence DNA segment encodes these proteins:
- the LOC127977744 gene encoding zona pellucida sperm-binding protein 4-like isoform X13 produces MAGIWCLVQILVVCAFCHAVPQWRKSLQDAQALMIQQTDQQFPVQKPVQQLSSQQFPVQKPVQPLTSQQFPVQKPVQQLTSQQFPLQKPVQQLPKLQFPLQKPVQQLTSQQFPLQKPVQQLTSQQFPLQKPVQQLTSQQFPLQKPVQQLTSQQFPLQKPVQQLTSQQFPLQKPVQQLTSQQFPLQKPVQQLTSQQFPLQKPVQQLTSQQFPLQKPVQQLTSQQFPLQKPVQQLTSQQFPLQKPVQQLTSQQFPLQKPVQQLTSQQFPLQKPVQQLTSQQFPLQKPVQQLPKLQSPIQKPVKQQFQKPVVQAEPLDKCAVADSEQIQCGLPGISGAECEAIDCCFNGQQCFYGRAVTVQCIRDGQFVVVVSRDVTLPRLSLDSVHLLGGNDPPCAPVGSTPSFAIYQFPVTACGTSMMEDGEYVVYENRMTSSYEVGIGPYGSITRDSHFEFLFQCRYSGTSVEALVVEVNSVPPPPPVAAPGPLRVELRLANGQCVTKGCAEGDEAYTSYYSDTDYPITKVLREPVYVEVHIMERTDPNIVLMLGHCWATSTPSPLSLPQWDLLIDGCPYQDDRYLTTLVPVTGSYGLHFPTHYKRFVVKMFTFVDPASLAALQETIFIHCSTAVCHPSSGSCEQSCTRKRRDTRIKDVSGEQTVVSSGGVTLVM; encoded by the exons ATGGCTGGAATTTGGTGTTTGGTTCAGATTTTGGTggtctgtgctttctgtcatgctgttccACAGTGGAGAAAATCGCTTCAGGATGCTCAAGCTCTGATGATTCAGCAAACTGACCAGCAGTTTCcagttcagaagccagttcaacagctaagtagccagcagtttccagttcagaagccagttcaaccgctaactagccagcagtttccagttcaaaagccagttcaacagctaaccagccagcagtttccgcttcagaagccagttcaacaactACCTAAGCtgcagtttccacttcagaagccagttcaacagctaactagccagcagtttccgcttcagaagccagttcaacagctaactagccagcagtttccgcttcagaagccagttcaacagctaactagccagcagtttccgcttcagaagccagttcaacagctaactagccagcagtttccacttcagaagccagttcaacagctaactagccagcagtttccacttcagaagccagttcaacagctaactagccagcagtttccgcttcagaagccagttcaacagctaactagccagcagtttccgcttcagaagccagttcaacagctaactagccagcagtttccgcttcagaagccagttcaacagctaactagccagcagtttccgcttcagaagccagttcaacagctaactagccagcagtttccacttcagaagccagttcaacagctaactagccagcagtttccgcttcagaagccagttcaacagctaactagccagcagtttccacttcagaagccagttcaacagttaactagccagcagtttccacttcagaagccagttcaacaactACCTAAGCTGCAGTCTCCGATTCAGAAGCCAGTTAAACAGCAGTTTCAGAAGCCAGTAGTGCAGGCAGAGCCCCTTGATAAATGtgctgtagctgattctgagcagatccaatgtggtctacctgggatcagtggtgctgagtgtgaagctatcgactgctgctttaacggacagcagtgtttctatgggAGGGCAG TGACtgtccagtgtattagagatggtcagtttgtggtagtggtgtctagagacgttactctgcctcgactgagtctggattcggttcatctactgggtggaaatgacccaccctgtgctcctgtggggtctacaccttcctttgctatataccagttccctgtgaccgcatgtggcacgagcATGATG GAGGATGGAGAatatgtggtgtatgaaaaccgaatgacctcatcgtatgaagtggggattggaccgtatggttccatcacaagggacagtcattttga gtttctcttccagtgtagatattcAGGAACgtctgtggaagctctggttgtggaagtcaactctgttcctccacctccaccagtagctgctcctggacctctcagggtggagctcagactggccaatggccaatgtgtcactaaaggctgtgctgaag gggatgaggcctacacgtcctactacagtgacactgattatcccatcacaaaagtcctgcgagagcctgtgtatgttgaggtgcacattatggagaggactgaccccaacattgtcctgatgCTGGGACATTGTTGGGCgacttcaacccccagtccactcagtctcccccagtgggaccttctgatcgacGG atgcccttaccaggatgaccgctatctgaccacactggttccagtgactggtTCATATGGTCTTCATTTCCCAACCCATtacaagcgctttgttgtgaagatgttcacatttgtagatccagcctcgctggctgctctgcaggaaact atcttcatccactgcagtacagcggtgtgccatccatcatctggctcttgtgagcaaagctgcaccaggaaac GAAGGGACACTCGTATCAAGGAtgtctctggggagcagactgtggtttctagtggaggagttactctggtcatgtaa